Proteins encoded together in one Ogataea parapolymorpha DL-1 chromosome III, whole genome shotgun sequence window:
- a CDS encoding Potassium-activated aldehyde dehydrogenase, mitochondrial, which produces MAHVQKLTFPIINKSYEQPTGLFINNEFVAAKSGKTFKVSSPLNEEHLCDVQMAEAEDVDVAVQAAYKAFKQWKLTEGSERAKLLNKLADLIERDRELLSQIESLDNGKSLLCSTFDLGIVISTLRYCAGFCDKKDGRLVDTGLTHMSYTKREPLGVCGAITPWNFPLMMFAWKIGPALATGNVVVLKPASATPLSNLYVCKLVKEAGFPAGVVNVIPGSGRGCGNAILHHPLVKKVAFTGSTSVGQGVMAEAAKTIKKVTLELGGKSPNIVFEDCNIEETIQNLITGIFFNGGEVCCAGSRIYIQATNPEWYNSFLQKFKAAVEKLKVGNAFEEGVFQGAQSTPDQFEEVLKYIEIGKKTSLKLLTGGNRIGSKGYFVEPTVFYDVPQDSQLTQEEIFGPVAVVLPFKSIDEVIEKANDSEFGLGSGVHTEDINKAIYVSDRLEAGSVWINTYNDFHAAVPFGGYKQSGIGREMGTEAFESYTQVKAVRAKIRTPVL; this is translated from the coding sequence ATGGCCCACGTTCAAAAGCTAACTTTTCCTATCATCAACAAATCGTACGAGCAGCCTACCGGCctgttcatcaacaacgagTTCGTCGCTGCTAAGTCCGGTAAAACTTTTAAAGTCAGCTCTCCGCTGAACGAGGAGCATTTGTGCGACGTCCAGATGGCTGAGGCCGAGGACGTCGACGTTGCCGTGCAGGCCGCATACAAGGCGTTCAAGCAGTGGAAATTGACCGAGGGATCGGAGAGagccaagctgctcaacaagctcgcAGATCTCATCGAGCGCGACAGAGAGCTGCTGAGCCAGATCGAGTCGCTCGACAACGGAAAGTCGCTCTTGTGCTCCACGTTCGACCTCGGCATTGTTATCAGCACCCTCAGATACTGCGCCGGCTTCTGCGACAAGAAGGACGGCCGTCTCGTCGACACGGGGCTCACCCATATGAGCTACACAAAAAGGGAACCACTCGGGGTGTGCGGCGCCATTACCCCGTGGAACTTCCCGCTCATGATGTTTGCGTGGAAAATCGGCCCGGCTTTAGCCACAGGTAACGTTGTCGTGCTCAAGCCAGCTAGCGCCACTCCATTGTCCAACCTGTATGTCTGCAAGTTGGTCAAAGAGGCCGGATTCCCGGCCGGTGTTGTCAACGTCATCCCTGGCAGCGGCAGAGGCTGCGGTAACGCCATCTTGCACCACCCTCTAGTGAAAAAAGTCGCCTTCACCGGCTCTACTTCTGTCGGCCAAGGTGTCATGGCCGAGGCCGCTAAAACGATCAAAAAAGTCActctcgagctcggcgGAAAATCGCCAAATATCGTCTTTGAGGACTGTAACATCGAGGAGACCATCCAAAACCTCATCACGGgtattttcttcaacggCGGAGAGGTTTGCTGTGCCGGCTCCAGAATTTACATCCAGGCCACCAACCCAGAATGGTACAACAGTTTCCTGCAAAAGTTCAAGGCTGCGgttgagaagctcaaggTTGGCAATGCCTTCGAAGAGGGTGTTTTCCAAGGCGCACAGTCCACCCCAGACCAGTTCGAGGAGGTGCTCAAGTACATTGAGATCGGAAAGAAGACGAGCCTCAAGCTGCTTACCGGAGGCAACAGAATCGGCTCCAAGGGCTACTTTGTCGAGCCTACCGTGTTCTACGACGTTCCGCAGGACAGCCAGCTGACCCAGGAGGAGATCTTCGGTCCGGTGGCCGTTGTTCTGCCGTTCAAGAGCATCGACGAAGTCATTGAGAAGGCCAACGACTCCGAGTTCGGTCTGGGCTCTGGTGTGCACACCGaggacatcaacaaggccaTCTACGTCTCCGATAGACTTGAGGCTGGTTCTGTGTGGATCAACACCTACAACGACTTCCACGCCGCCGTGCCATTTGGTGGCTACAAGCAGAGTGGTATAGGCAGAGAGATGGGCACAGAGGCCTTCGAAAGCTACACCCAGGTCAAGGCTGTGAGAGCCAAGATCAGGACCCCTGTGTTGTAA